Below is a genomic region from Sinorhizobium meliloti.
TGCTCCCCGGCAACAACCCGTTCTACGAGCTCTCCATGAAGCTCTGGGAGGGGCTGGAGCAGGACTTCAACTTCAACGCCATGGTCTCGCAGCGCGGCGTTCTCAACCTCTTCCATTCCGACGCTCAGCGCGACGCCTACACGCGGCGCGGCAATGCGATGCGGCTGCACGGGGTGGACGCGGAACTCCTTTATCGGGCGGCCGTGCGCAAGATGCTGCCCTTCCTCGATTTCGACAATGCCCGCTTCCCCATTCAGGGCGGGCTCTTGCAGCGCCGCGGCGGCACCGTGCGGCACGATGCCGTCGCCTGGGGCTATGCACGCGGCGCAGACAGCCGCGGGGTCGACATCATCCAGAATTGCGAAGTGACCGGGATCAGGCGGGAAAACGGGCGCGTCATCGGCGTCGAGACCAGCCGCGGCTTCATCGGCTGTGCAAAGCTGGCGCTGGCGGCGGCCGGCAATTCCTCGCAAGTCGCCGAAATGGCCGGACTGCGCCTGCCGATCGAGAGCCACGTGCTTCAGGCTTTCGTGTCGGAGGGCCTGAAGCCGTTCATCGACGGCGTGGTCACGTTCGGAGCCGGGCACTTCTACGTTTCGCAATCGGACAAGGGCGGCCTGGTCTTCGGTGGCGATATCGACGGCTACAACTCCTACGCCCAGCGCGGCAACCTCGCGACCGTGGAACACGTGGCGGAAGCCGGCAAGGCGATGATCCCGGCATTGTCGCGGGTGCGCGTGCTGCGTTCCTGGGGCGGTATCATGGACATGAGCATGGACGGCTCGCCGATCATCGACCGCACGCCGATAGACAATCTCTATCTGAATGCCGGCTGGTGCTATGGAGGGTTCAAGGCCACCCCCGCCTCAGGATTCTGCTTCGCCCATCTTCTCGCCCGGGGCGCGCCGCAGAAGACCGCCGCAGCTTTTCGCCTCGACCGTTTCGAGCGCGGCTTCCTCATCGACGAAAAGGGACAGGGCGCTCAGCCCAACCTTCACTGATTTCGCGGACCAAGGAACATCCCAAATGGCAAGCCTCGTGCCCTGCCCGAATTGCGGGCGAAGACCCAAGGAAGAATTCACGATCAAGGGCGCGGCCCTGTCGCGACCGGAGGCCGACGCGGATTCGATCGATTGGTTCGACTACGTCTACCTGCGCGAGAACCCGCGCGGCGCCTACGAGGAATACTGGCACCACACGTCCGGGTGCCGCCGCTGGCTCGTCGTTGCCCGGGACACCGTGACGCATGAGATTGCAGCGTGCTGCGATGCGGCCGGCCGCGCTCGATCGGAGGCGCGCAAATGAGCTCCTACCGTCTGCCGAAACGCGGTCTTGTCGACCGCAACGTCCCGCTCTCCTTTACCTTCGACGGCCGCCCCATGCAGGGCCTGGAAGGCGACACGCTCGCCTCGGCACTGCTTGCGAACGGTCGGATGCTCGTCGGCCGCAGCTTCAAATATCACCGGCCCCGCGGGATCCTGACGGCGGGGGCCGCCGAACCGAACGCGCTGGTCACCGTGGGCCGCGGCGGCCGCGCCGAGCCGAACACGCGCGCCACCATGCAGGAGCTCTACGAGGGTCTCGAGGCGCGGAGCCAGAACCGCTGGCCCTCGCTCGCCTTCGATATCGGTGCGCTGAACGGTCTGCTGTCACCTTTCCTCGGCGCCGGCTTCTACTACAAGACGTTCATGTGGCCGGCGCCGCTCTGGGAGAAGCTCTACGAACCGGTCATCCGCAGGGCCGCCGGACTCGGCAAGGCAAGCTACGAAGCGGATCCCGACGCCTATGAGAAGAGCTGGGCACATTGCGACCTGCTGGTCATCGGCGCCGGTCCGACGGGACTTGCCGCGGCACTCACCGCCGGCCGCGCCGGCGCACGGGTCATTCTCGTCGACGAGGGCTCGCTGCCTGGCGGCTCGCTCCTGTCCGATACGGCGACGATCGACGGCAAGGCGGCGGCTGATTTCGCCCGCGACACGAGCGACGAACTGCGGTCGATGCCGAATGTCCAAGTCCTGGTACGGACGACCGCCTTCGGCCGGTATGACGGCAACGTCTTCGGCGCGGTCGAGCGCGTGCAGAAGCATGTGCGCGAGCCCGCCAGCCATCTGCCTGTCGAGAGGCTGTGGCGGATCGTTGCCGGAAAGGCCCTGCTTGCGACAGGCGCCGAAGAGCGCCCGCTCGTCTTCGGCGGCAACGATCGTCCGGGCGTGATGATGGCAGGCGCGATGCGCGCCTATCTCAACCGCTACGGCGTCGCCCCGGGCCGGACGCCCGCCATCTTCACCACCAATGACACCGGCTATACGCTCGCGCAGGAGCTCGAGGCCGCGGGCGTCGACGTCGTCGCCATCGTCGACAGCCGCCCGGCGGCCGGCGTCGACTATCGCGGCAAAGCACGCCTTGTCCGGGAAGCGGTGGTTTGCGGCACCAAGGGCGGCAAGGCGATCTCGGCGATCGAAGTCCATCACGGCGGTCGGACCGAAACGATCGCGGTCGATGCGCTCGCCATGGCGGGCGGCTTCGACCCGATCATCCATCTTGCCTGCCACCGGGGCGGCAAGCCCGTCTGGTCTGCGGAAAAGGCGGCATTTCTCGCGCCCGGGAGCTTGAAGGGGCTCGAGGTTGCCGGCGGTGCAGCAGCGACGACGGGCCTCGCTGCCTGCCTCGGCGAAGGCGCCGCCCGCGCTGAAGCCATCGTCAGGGAGCTCGGTCTGCCCTGCCCCCCGGTCGCCGTTGTGAAGGTCGAGAGCGAGGAAGGGATACGTTCCCCTGCCCCGCTCTGGTCGATCCCCGGTATCAAGGACAAAGCCTTCGTCGATTTCCAGAACGACGTGCATCTCAAGGATATCGGCCTGGCCGTCCGCGAAGGCTACAGCCATGTCGAGCTTGCCAAGCGCTACACCACCAGCGGCATGGCGACGGACCAGGGCAAGCTTTCGAACGTCAATGCGATCGGGTTGATCGCCAAGGCACGCGGCGTCTCGCCCGCCGAGGTCGGGACGACGACCTTCCGCCCTTTCTACACGCCGGTATCCTTCGGTGCGCTGACCGGCGCGCATACGGGCCATCATTTCCAGCCGGTCCGCAAATCGCCGCTCCATGATTGGGCAAAGAAACACGGTGCCGTCTTCGTTGAGACGGGTCTCTGGTATCGATCCTCCTGGTTTCCGCGGAGCGGTGAACGGACATGGCGGGAGAGCGTCGAGCGAGAAGTGCTGAACGTGCGGAAGAATGCCGGACTCTGCGACGTCTCGATGCTCGGCAAGATCGAGATAACAGGAAGCGACGCCGCCGAATTCCTCAATCGCGTATACTGCAACGCCTTCCTCAAACTGCCCGTCGGAAAGGCGCGTTACGGGCTTATGCTGCGCGAGGACGGCTTCATCTACGACGACGGCACGACCAGCCGCCTCGAGGAGAACCGCTTTTTCATGACGACGACCACCGCCTATGCGGCCGGCGTCATGAACCACCTCGAATTCTGTGCGCAGGTGCTCTGGCCGCAACTGGACGTGCGTCTCGCCTCCATCACCGACCAGTGGGCGCAAATGGCGATTGCCGGTCCGAAGGCACGCATGATCCTGCAGAAGATCGTCGATGAGGATATATCCGACGCGGCGTTCCCGTTTCTTGCAGCGAAGGAGGTTTCGCTGTTCGGAGGCGCCCTTCACGGCTGCCTCTTTCGGATTTCCTTCTCCGGCGAACTCGCCTACGAACTTGCGGTTCCGGCCGGCTATGGCGAGAGCATCGCCGATGCCCTCCTGGAGGCGGGGAAGGATCACGGCATCATGCCTTACGGCGTCGAGACGCTCAGCGTTCTGCGCATCGAGAAGGGCCATGTGACGCACAACGAGATCAACGGCACCATCGTGCCGGCCGATCTGGGCTTCGGGAAAATGGTTTCGGCCGGCAAACCGGATTTCGTCGGCAAGGCGATGCTTCAGCGGGAGGGGCTGACCGCGCCCGACCGGCCGCAGCTGGTGGGCGTCGTGCCGCTCGATCCGCAACAGTCGTTCCGCAGCGGCTCGCACATTCTCGCCAAGGGGGCGGCAGCCACGCTCGAAAACGACGAGGGCTATGTCACCTCGAGCGCCTATTCGCCGCATGTCGGATCCACCATCGCGCTGGCACTGGTCAGGAACGGCCGCAACCGTCACGGCGAAGAGGTGCTGGTCTGGAGTGGCCTTCACGGAGAATCCACGCCTGCGCGTCTCTGCAATCCGGTTTTCTTCGACCCTCAGAACGAGAGGCTCCATGTCTGAATTCCGTCCAACCCTTCGCCCGGCGCTCGGCAGCCGGCAGGCGGTCGCTTCCGCCGATTTCAGGCTCTCGCCACTGCCGGAAGGCACGATCATCCATGTTCTCGCCCGGCCGGGTCAGGAGGACATCGTGCCCTTTCTCGGCAGGTTCACCGATGCGGCTCCGCACGCTTTGCGCCCGGTTTCGCCCGACCAGTGGTTCATCATCAGCGACGCACCTATCCCGCATCAGGAAATGAAGAGCCTCTTTGCCGCCCTCGAACCGCGCGCCACCGGTGTCGATCAGAGCCACGGCCGCGTGCGCATCCGGATCGAGGGAAAGATGGCGCATCGCGCGCTTTCGAAAGGCACAGCGCTCGACCTTGACCCGTCCGCATTCCCGATCGGTCAATCCGCGGTGACACTGGTCGGCCATATCGCAGCCCATGTCACCCGCGTCGGAGCGGAAACCTTCGAGATCATCGTGCTGCGCGGCTTTGCCGAAAGTCTCTGGAACGATCTTGCCCGAATGGGCCTGGAATTCGGCTGAACCCCACTGTCGGAGAGCGAACATGACGACGATCATCGACGGCAAGGCCGTAGCGGCTTCCATCAACGGCGCGATAAAAGACGCAAATGCCGAGCTGCAGGAGCAGACAGGCAGGAAAACCGGACTTTCCGTCATTATCGTCGGCGACGATCCCGCAAGTCATGCCTATGTCGGCGCAAAAAGCCGCATGGCCAAGGAGTGCGGCTTCTTTTCGGTCCAGCACACGCTGCCGAAGGAAACGACACAGCAGGAGCTTGCGGGCCTGGTGCATCAACTGAACGCTGATGACGGCATCCATGGAATTCTCGTGCAGCTGCCTTTGCCGGAGCACCTGGACGCAGATGCCATCATTCAGTCGATCCGGCCCGAAAAGGACGTCGACGGCCTGCATGTTGCCAATGCCGGAAAGCTCGCAACCGGCGACCTGGAGAGCGGCCTGATCTCCTGCACCCCGGCAGGCGCGATGGTCTTTGTGCGCCGCGTGCACGGCCGCGACCTTTCCGGCCTGAATGCGCTGGTCATCGGTCGTTCCAATCTCTTCGGCAAACCGATGGCGCAGCTGCTGCTGAATGCCAATGCGACGGTGACGATCGCCCATTCCCGCACCAGCGATCTGGCCTCGATCTGCCGCAACGCCGATATCGTGATCGCCGCCGTCGGCCGGCCCGAAATGGTCAAGGCGAACTGGTTGAAGACGGGCGCCACCGTCATCGATGTCGGGATCAACCGTGTTCCCGCACCTGAGAAGGGGGAGAACAGGACGAGGCTGGTCGGCGACGTCGCTTTCGCGGAGTGCGCACCATTCGCATCGGCTATTACGCCGGTTCCGGGCGGCGTCGGACCGATGACCATCGCCATGTTGATGGCCAACAGCGTGATTGCAGCTCACAGAGCATCCGGCCTGAAGGTGTCCGAACGGCTCTCGAAGCTGATATCCGGCTGAGAGCCGTGGGGTCGCTGCAGGCGTCGTCGCAATTATCCAAATACGACTTCCCGATCATCGCTAAACGTCGCAACGACCTTGGGCCGGAATGCTTTACAGATAGATGCCCAGGCAGAGAATCGAAACGGCCAGCATCGGCAACCGCTGCCTCTTCACGCGAAACAGAGGGGCGATTGCAAGGGCCGCGAGGGAGGCGACCGCTGCAGCAAGAACGCTTCCGGCAGAGAGGTACAGACCCAACGCTCCGACGAAAACCGCGGCTCCGACAGTCGTCTCGGCGGCGGATTGCCAGTTATAGGGGTCAGCGCGAAAAGCCGCGAGAAACGCGGGACCGCTCAAGCCTAAAGCGAGCCAAATCAGCACGGAGGAGGAGAAGCCGAAGAAATCCAAGTTGCACCCGTACCCGACTGTGGTCGTGTTACGGAAGCAGTTTTCATGCCAACTTCCAGCCCCGGCAGGAATGGACTACAGCAACGAACGATTAGCACGCGATGCCACGGCGATCGCTACGCCGAGGCACTTCTCCTCTGTCCGCGTCATCGCGCCCGCTCACACTGGCCGATTTCCGAAATGTCGCGGGAACCACACAGAAATCCGTCCGTGCTATTGCCTCGCCCTTTTTATAGGCACATAAGCTTCGAAAAATAAGCAACTGCATCCGACGCCCGCAAATGATTGTCCCCCCTCCGCCACACGATCGAAAGTCCGGCCGTTTGCCGAGATTCAAGCTGTTCTCGCCAATTCTGGCGGGTGCAACGCTCAAAGAGCGCTTGATCGGCTGTATCGGGGCGTTGATCGGGATTTGTGTCACCGGCCTGGTCTGCGGGTTCGTTTTCGGGGACGACCCCCAACTGCCGCTGATCGTCGCGCCCATCGGTGCCTCCGCGGTTTTGCTCTTCGCCGTGCCGGCCAGTCCGCTTGCGCAGCCTTGGTCGATCATCGGCGGGAACACGATTTCCGCCCTGATCGGCGTCTCCGTGACCTATATCGTGGCGGACCAGATGCTTGCCATCGGCCTCGCAGTCGCTCTGGCGATTCTTGCGATGTCGCTGACGCGATCGCTTCACCCGCCAGGAGGCGCCGCCGCGCTGACCGCCGTAATCGGTGGAGCCGCGGTCGCACGCTCGGGTTTCTGGTTCCCGTTCATACCCGTTGCGATCAACTCCTTGATCCTCGTCGGATTGGGCATGGTGTTTCATCGGCTGGCCCGCCGCCAATATCCTCATCGACCCGGAGTTGCGCCGGTGAATACACATGCGACGGCGGATCCTCCACCTGCGCTTCGTGTCGGCTTCAATTCCGAGGACATAGACTCGGCAATAGCGCGGTTGAATGAAACACTCGATGTCAGCCGCGAAGACATCGATGCCCTCTTGAGGGAAGTCGAACTGCAGGCCCTCATCCGGCAGAGGGGAGAGTTGACCTGTGCCGACATCATGTCCCGCGACGTCGTAACCGTGCCCGGCGACACAACCCCTGACCATGCTCGATACCTGTTGTTGAAGCACGACATTCGTACACTTCCCGTGCTTGACGAAAACGAGAAGCTTCAGGGTACGGTGGGCCTGCGGGAGCTCGCCGGCAAAGAGCCCGGCAGCAAATTGCCGATAAGCGCGGCGGCTACCGCCAGGCCATCCGACCCGGCGATCGGCCTGCTTCCCCGCCTCACGGACGGGGCGACACACGCCGTCGTCATTCTTGACGACGACGGCAAGGTCGTGGGCATCATATCCCAGACCGACCTGCTCGCGACTTTGGCCAAAAGTCTCTCGCATAATGGTCTGTCCGAAATAATGCAGGGCAACGGGCAGGGCATCTGAAGCCCCGGCCAAAGAATATTATATGCAGAACCAGGTCATCCGGGCGCGCTAGATGCGTGGTTTCGGCGCGGGTTCCCGGTCCGAGTCACCCGAATTGGGTTCCCCCTTTGGCTCTATGAGAAGAACCTTGACCTCTGTCTCTGCTCGGGGACGGTGTACAACGCCTTTCGGAACCACAAACAGCTCGCCAGCTTTGACCACCTGAGAGGGTTTTCCTTCGATATCCATGATCATTTCGCCCTCGAGGACGTAGAAGAAATCGTCCGTGGTCTCATGCTTGTGAAATGGGTATTCCCCCTTAAATTTGACGACCATGACATCGTTGTCGTTGTAATCGGACACGACGTGCGGGTCCCAATGGCTCGAAAACAGAGCCAGCTTCTCGGAAATATTGATTGATCTCATCGCGATATCCTTTCGGCTGTTCGCCCGCAACTATCGGTGAAGGTGACTTGATGCAACGCGAGTTCTCCGCCCCCTTCAGACGCCGGCACTGGATGCGGCGGCCCTCAATCCTGCCCGAATGCGATCCAGCATAGACCGATCCGCCTTTGCGGAAGAAACGAGATAAGCGGGGTAGGCAAATTCCGGACTGTTGGGAACGAGCTCGAGGCGGCCGTCCACAAGATAGGGCCGAACGAAGCCCTGCCGAAAATATCCGGATCCGCCGACTTCCAGAATGTAATCGAGAGCAAGCGGCCCATAACTGATCGCTACCACCGGATTCCGGCCGCCCGGAAAGGCCGCCCTATAGCTGCCGGCAAAATCCTCTCCCCAATCGATGCCAACGAGGTCTTCCGGTCCGGGCGGCTGCGACAAAGCTGTAGTGCGAACGAGAACGAGCTTTTCTTCGAAAAGCAGCTCCGTAAGCGTGCCTGGACGATTTGGCGCTCCATAAAGGACCGCCGCGTCAAGTGAACCGTCCTGCACGAGTTCCATCAGCCGCTCCGATCTGTCTATCGTCGTTCGAATGGCGACGCTGGCGCATTCGCGGCGCATCCACAAAAGCCAATGCTTCAACAGCGGATTCCACAGGCTGAGCTCAGCACCGATCGTCACCATGGCCTCGCGTCCCGGGGGCAAAGCGACCGTGGTTCGCGCCGCCTCCCATACTTGCACTAGGCTCGTTGCAAAACGGAAAAACTGCTCTCCGGCGGGGGTCAGCCTGGCACCGGCCTTGTTCCGAACGAACATCGGCCGATCGAGTTGTTCCTCGAGTACGCGAATTCGCGCACTCACTGCCGTCTGGGAGATGTTCAGATTGGCAGCGGCATTCACGAAGCTTCCCGTCTTGACCACCTCGAGGAACGTACGCGCAATGCTGATGTCCATCTTCGCCCCGCGCAAATGGCGTCGCCGCGTCGGCCCTGCCTGCCGGCGGCACGCCTCATAAAATAAGTGCAGAATATTTGCGGTTAACCAGCAATTCAATTCGTTTGTCAGCAGATTTCACGCTTGCCATCCTGGTCCGCATGCCTCGGCTGATCCCGACCAGCCACGCTGATTTGATGCCATCAAGGGACCTACTGCCGATGCTCGAGCGAAAATCCAGATCTGACAGAGCCGAAACCACGGCCGCAGCCCACGGGGTCGCGACCGACCCGGCATTCGGCTCCGTGGTGCCGCCGCTATACTTGTCAAGCACCTACGAGTTCGCCGGTTTCGACACGCCGCGCGCCTACGACTACGGCCGCTCTGGAAATCCGACCCGTGACTTGCTGGCGCAAGCACTTGCGAAGCTCGAGGGAGGTGCCGACGCGGTTGTCACGCCGAGCGGCATGGCCGCGCTCGACCTCCTGCTAGGGCGCTTGAGACGAAACCATCTCGTGCTGGCACCGCATGATTGCTATGGCGGCACATTGCGACTGCTGAAGGCGCGTGCCGATCTGGGGCACCTCACATTCCGGCTTACCGACCAGAGGGATTTCGGCGGATTCGAGGCCGCATTGTCGGACGCTCCGGCCCTCGTCCTCATCGAGAGCCCCAGCAATCCTCTGATGCGCGTCACCGACATTGCCCGATTGTCCACGCTCGCCAAGGCGGCAGGCTCCGCCGTAGCCGTCGACAACACGTTTCTGTCCCCCGCTCTCCAGCAACCCCTTTCTCTCGGAGCCGATTACGCCATTCACTCGGCGACCAAATTCCTGAACGGACATTCGGACGTCATCGCCGGTGCGGTGATCGCTGCCGAGCCGCAGGAGGCGCATGATCTCAAGCGCTGGGCCAACGTTACCGGGGCAGTCGCGGCACCTTTCGATGCCTGGTTGACTTTGCGCGGGCTGAGAACGTTGTTTGCGCGAATGTCCAGCCAAGAACGCAGTGCCATGACGATCGCAGAGTATCTCGACGCCCACCCTGCGGTCCGCCACGTCCACTATGCGGGACTTCCGGATCACGCAGACCACGAAGTCGCAAGACGGCAGCAGCGCGGCTTCGGCGCCATGATGAGCTTCGAACTCGAAGGGGGCGTTCCAGCCGTTCGGCGATTCCTGGCACATATTCGCTGCTTCACGCTGGCCGAGTCGCTCGGAGGGGTCGAAAGTCTCGTGGCTCATCCGGCCACCATGACCCATCTCGACATGGGTCCTGAAGCCAGAGAGCGCGCGGGTATTCGCGACGAACTGCTCAGACTTTCGATCGGGCTCGAACATATTGACGATCTTATGGAGGGGCTTGAACTTGGATTGGGCGCCTGTTGAGCGAAGATCGATCGAGGAGGTAAACGGGAATGGACATCGACGAAGATACTCCGCCGACCTTTGCGTCGCCACCCTGCTTGATGCACGAACTCGACCCGGCCTATGCGGGCCTGTCTTCCGACCGGTCGATCTGTGCCGATGTCAGGCGGTGGCGGACAAGCGAACGTGCTCGCCTCATCGCCCAACGCCTGGCCATATCTCCCGACCTTCGGGCCGCTTGCGAAGCTGAGATCGTCAGCCGCCTACTTGCCGAAATCGGACATGTGCGCGGCCGTGTGGTCAGCGTCTACTGGCCGTTTCGCGGTGAGCCCGATCTCAGACCGCTGATGCGGCAAATAGCCGATGACGGCGGCCAATGTGCGCTTCCGGTGGTGGTCGAAAAAGGGAGGCCTCTGGAGTTTCGCATCTGGCGACCGGGCGACAAACTCATTCGCGGGATCTGGAACATACCCGTCCCGGCCAGGCTCGTTTCATGCACCCCCGATATAGTCGTCGCCCCGGTGGTGGGTTTTGATCCGTCGTGCTACCGGCTCGGTTATGGCGGGGGCTATTACGACCGGACACTGGCGACAATGGCGGCGACGCGCCGCGTGCTGGGCGTTGGTTTCGCACAGTCGAGGATAAGGACCATTTATCCTCAGGCGCATGACATCCGGATGGATGTCGTGGTGACCGAGTCGACCACCGATCGTTGCTGAGCGCGTCTTGAATTCCGATATGGCGCTGCGGCCATCGAATTGCGAGAACGTGGCGCCTTGGCGAAAATTGCTTTAGGTTCTCCGCGGACTTGGGTCGATTTGTGAACGGCTGCGAATCGGGTGTCGCGATGGACGAGCAACGACGGAGCTACCGGCAGCGGCTCATTGCGCTGGCCGCCGCCAGCATCGGCAGTCTGGCGGCCAGTGCGATCTCCTACGGAGCGGC
It encodes:
- a CDS encoding sarcosine oxidase subunit alpha; the protein is MSSYRLPKRGLVDRNVPLSFTFDGRPMQGLEGDTLASALLANGRMLVGRSFKYHRPRGILTAGAAEPNALVTVGRGGRAEPNTRATMQELYEGLEARSQNRWPSLAFDIGALNGLLSPFLGAGFYYKTFMWPAPLWEKLYEPVIRRAAGLGKASYEADPDAYEKSWAHCDLLVIGAGPTGLAAALTAGRAGARVILVDEGSLPGGSLLSDTATIDGKAAADFARDTSDELRSMPNVQVLVRTTAFGRYDGNVFGAVERVQKHVREPASHLPVERLWRIVAGKALLATGAEERPLVFGGNDRPGVMMAGAMRAYLNRYGVAPGRTPAIFTTNDTGYTLAQELEAAGVDVVAIVDSRPAAGVDYRGKARLVREAVVCGTKGGKAISAIEVHHGGRTETIAVDALAMAGGFDPIIHLACHRGGKPVWSAEKAAFLAPGSLKGLEVAGGAAATTGLAACLGEGAARAEAIVRELGLPCPPVAVVKVESEEGIRSPAPLWSIPGIKDKAFVDFQNDVHLKDIGLAVREGYSHVELAKRYTTSGMATDQGKLSNVNAIGLIAKARGVSPAEVGTTTFRPFYTPVSFGALTGAHTGHHFQPVRKSPLHDWAKKHGAVFVETGLWYRSSWFPRSGERTWRESVEREVLNVRKNAGLCDVSMLGKIEITGSDAAEFLNRVYCNAFLKLPVGKARYGLMLREDGFIYDDGTTSRLEENRFFMTTTTAYAAGVMNHLEFCAQVLWPQLDVRLASITDQWAQMAIAGPKARMILQKIVDEDISDAAFPFLAAKEVSLFGGALHGCLFRISFSGELAYELAVPAGYGESIADALLEAGKDHGIMPYGVETLSVLRIEKGHVTHNEINGTIVPADLGFGKMVSAGKPDFVGKAMLQREGLTAPDRPQLVGVVPLDPQQSFRSGSHILAKGAAATLENDEGYVTSSAYSPHVGSTIALALVRNGRNRHGEEVLVWSGLHGESTPARLCNPVFFDPQNERLHV
- a CDS encoding HPP family protein translates to MIVPPPPHDRKSGRLPRFKLFSPILAGATLKERLIGCIGALIGICVTGLVCGFVFGDDPQLPLIVAPIGASAVLLFAVPASPLAQPWSIIGGNTISALIGVSVTYIVADQMLAIGLAVALAILAMSLTRSLHPPGGAAALTAVIGGAAVARSGFWFPFIPVAINSLILVGLGMVFHRLARRQYPHRPGVAPVNTHATADPPPALRVGFNSEDIDSAIARLNETLDVSREDIDALLREVELQALIRQRGELTCADIMSRDVVTVPGDTTPDHARYLLLKHDIRTLPVLDENEKLQGTVGLRELAGKEPGSKLPISAAATARPSDPAIGLLPRLTDGATHAVVILDDDGKVVGIISQTDLLATLAKSLSHNGLSEIMQGNGQGI
- a CDS encoding cupin domain-containing protein: MRSINISEKLALFSSHWDPHVVSDYNDNDVMVVKFKGEYPFHKHETTDDFFYVLEGEMIMDIEGKPSQVVKAGELFVVPKGVVHRPRAETEVKVLLIEPKGEPNSGDSDREPAPKPRI
- a CDS encoding LysR family transcriptional regulator, giving the protein MDISIARTFLEVVKTGSFVNAAANLNISQTAVSARIRVLEEQLDRPMFVRNKAGARLTPAGEQFFRFATSLVQVWEAARTTVALPPGREAMVTIGAELSLWNPLLKHWLLWMRRECASVAIRTTIDRSERLMELVQDGSLDAAVLYGAPNRPGTLTELLFEEKLVLVRTTALSQPPGPEDLVGIDWGEDFAGSYRAAFPGGRNPVVAISYGPLALDYILEVGGSGYFRQGFVRPYLVDGRLELVPNSPEFAYPAYLVSSAKADRSMLDRIRAGLRAAASSAGV
- a CDS encoding sarcosine oxidase subunit delta codes for the protein MASLVPCPNCGRRPKEEFTIKGAALSRPEADADSIDWFDYVYLRENPRGAYEEYWHHTSGCRRWLVVARDTVTHEIAACCDAAGRARSEARK
- a CDS encoding 5-formyltetrahydrofolate cyclo-ligase, yielding MDIDEDTPPTFASPPCLMHELDPAYAGLSSDRSICADVRRWRTSERARLIAQRLAISPDLRAACEAEIVSRLLAEIGHVRGRVVSVYWPFRGEPDLRPLMRQIADDGGQCALPVVVEKGRPLEFRIWRPGDKLIRGIWNIPVPARLVSCTPDIVVAPVVGFDPSCYRLGYGGGYYDRTLATMAATRRVLGVGFAQSRIRTIYPQAHDIRMDVVVTESTTDRC
- the metB gene encoding cystathionine gamma-synthase; amino-acid sequence: MLERKSRSDRAETTAAAHGVATDPAFGSVVPPLYLSSTYEFAGFDTPRAYDYGRSGNPTRDLLAQALAKLEGGADAVVTPSGMAALDLLLGRLRRNHLVLAPHDCYGGTLRLLKARADLGHLTFRLTDQRDFGGFEAALSDAPALVLIESPSNPLMRVTDIARLSTLAKAAGSAVAVDNTFLSPALQQPLSLGADYAIHSATKFLNGHSDVIAGAVIAAEPQEAHDLKRWANVTGAVAAPFDAWLTLRGLRTLFARMSSQERSAMTIAEYLDAHPAVRHVHYAGLPDHADHEVARRQQRGFGAMMSFELEGGVPAVRRFLAHIRCFTLAESLGGVESLVAHPATMTHLDMGPEARERAGIRDELLRLSIGLEHIDDLMEGLELGLGAC
- a CDS encoding sarcosine oxidase subunit gamma family protein, with the translated sequence MSEFRPTLRPALGSRQAVASADFRLSPLPEGTIIHVLARPGQEDIVPFLGRFTDAAPHALRPVSPDQWFIISDAPIPHQEMKSLFAALEPRATGVDQSHGRVRIRIEGKMAHRALSKGTALDLDPSAFPIGQSAVTLVGHIAAHVTRVGAETFEIIVLRGFAESLWNDLARMGLEFG
- a CDS encoding sarcosine oxidase subunit beta, which gives rise to MRYSALSILLNGLRGNRNWAPAWRQPDPKPHYDVIIVGGGGHGLATAYYLAKEFGITNVAVLEKNYIGSGNVGRNTTIIRSNYLLPGNNPFYELSMKLWEGLEQDFNFNAMVSQRGVLNLFHSDAQRDAYTRRGNAMRLHGVDAELLYRAAVRKMLPFLDFDNARFPIQGGLLQRRGGTVRHDAVAWGYARGADSRGVDIIQNCEVTGIRRENGRVIGVETSRGFIGCAKLALAAAGNSSQVAEMAGLRLPIESHVLQAFVSEGLKPFIDGVVTFGAGHFYVSQSDKGGLVFGGDIDGYNSYAQRGNLATVEHVAEAGKAMIPALSRVRVLRSWGGIMDMSMDGSPIIDRTPIDNLYLNAGWCYGGFKATPASGFCFAHLLARGAPQKTAAAFRLDRFERGFLIDEKGQGAQPNLH
- the folD gene encoding bifunctional methylenetetrahydrofolate dehydrogenase/methenyltetrahydrofolate cyclohydrolase FolD; this encodes MTTIIDGKAVAASINGAIKDANAELQEQTGRKTGLSVIIVGDDPASHAYVGAKSRMAKECGFFSVQHTLPKETTQQELAGLVHQLNADDGIHGILVQLPLPEHLDADAIIQSIRPEKDVDGLHVANAGKLATGDLESGLISCTPAGAMVFVRRVHGRDLSGLNALVIGRSNLFGKPMAQLLLNANATVTIAHSRTSDLASICRNADIVIAAVGRPEMVKANWLKTGATVIDVGINRVPAPEKGENRTRLVGDVAFAECAPFASAITPVPGGVGPMTIAMLMANSVIAAHRASGLKVSERLSKLISG